The DNA sequence GACTTCAACCTCCAGGAGGGGGAGGTCACCACCCAGGCCGACGGCAGCGCGCACAGCCGCAACGGCTCGTTCACCTACCGGCTCGTGTCCGACGACCCGCGGGTCGCGGGCACCGTCACCGGCACCTGGAACAGCGACCGTTGGGGGAGCGGGCCGGACGACGGCGCGCTCGTGCAGTGGGGCGAGTCCACGCTCACCAACGACGGCGGCACCTGGGTGGGCTCCTGGGCTGGCACGATGGCCAGCCCTGTGGGCGACATGGTGAGCCGCTGGTGGAGGGGCACGGGCCAGTACGAGGGCCTCACGTTCTTCTTCTGGATGAAGGCCAAGGACATCACCGACCCCACCAGCACGTGGGACGGCGTGGTCTACACCGGCGACCCGCCGCCGCTGCCCGCGACCAGCTGACCCGGCGCGCAGGCATCAGGCCGTACGACGCCGAGGCCTCAGGTGACCAGCGTCGGCGCCGCCAGGGTCCGCACGACGCGCGGCGGGCGACGAGCGCCGGGTTACCGTGGTGGGGTGGAGCGCTACGAGAGCGCGGTCGACCGCGCGATCCGCGAGGCGACCGAGCGCGGCGCGTTCGACGACCTGCCCGGCGCCGGAAAGCCGCTGCACCTGCGCAACCCCGGCGACGACGACTGGTGGCTCAAGCAGCTCATGGAGCGCGAGCAGATCTCCGGCGCCGAGCTGGTGCCGCCCACGATCGCGCTGCGCCGCGAGGCCGACACCTACCCCGAGGCTCTCGTCGGGCTCTCGGACGAGGAGTCGGTGCGCGCCGTCCTCGAGGACTTCAACGAGCGCGTCCGCGCCGACTGGCGCCGCCCCGGTGTCGGCCGCGGCCTGCCGGTGATCGCCCGGCCGGTCGACGTCGACGACATGATCGCCCGCTGGCGCGCCCTGCGCGCCGCCCGCTGAACGCCGCACCCCGAGCATCCGGGGCTGCGCACGCCGTCCAGGGGTTAGCGTGGGGCTCGCGGGACCCCGAGTCCTCGGCGTCGACATCGCGGGGCGGGCCACGAGATCGGACCGGACATGATGCTGGTCGTCGGGGTGCTGTTCGTCCTTGCCGTCGCGGGCTACGCGATCTGGCGGAACATGTCCGACGGGGTCGGCAACAACCGCATCGGCACACGCAACCGCGGGATCGGCGGCGAGCGCGGCAACGACTACCGCGACGGCGACCTGAGCTAGCGGCGCGCACCTGCGACGGCGCCGGACACCGCGACCGGCCGCCGCAGATGAGGACGGCGGCCGGTCGCGGCGGCGGTCAGAGGCGGCGCAGGACGGCGACGACCTTGCCGACGATGCGGGCGTGGTCGCCGTCGATGGGGGAGAAGTCCTTGTTGGCCGGCAGCAGGCGCACGTGCCCGTTGCGGCGCTGGAAGGTCTTCACGGTCGCCTCGTCGTCGAGCATCGCGGCCACGATGTCGCCGTTCTGGGCGTCCTGCTGGCTGCGCACCACGACCCAGTCGCCGTCGCAGATGGCGGCGTCGATCATCGACTCGCCGACCACCTTGAGCAGGAACAGCTCGCCCCCGCCCACGAGCGACTTGGGCAGCGGGAAGACCTCCTCGATCGACTGCTCGGCGAGGATCGGCCCGCCGGCCGCGATGCGGCCGATGACCGGCACGTAGGCGGCGTCGGGCATCGCGTCACCGATGCCGGTGACGTCGTGCGGCACGGCCGGGTCGACGACCTCCATCGCGCGCGGCAGGCGCGGGTCGCGCCGGATGAAGCCCTTCTTCTCGAGCATCGCGAGCTGGTGGGCCACCGACGACGGCGACTGCAGCCCCACGGCGTCGCCGATCTCGCGCATCGACGGCGGGTAGCCGCGGGTCTCGATGGCGGTGCGGATCATGTCGAGCACGATCCGCTGCCGCACCGAGAGGCCCTCGATCTCGGGCAGGCCCTCGGGCACCGGGATCTCGATGACCTTCGGACGCCCCGCCTTGCGGCGCGGTGCCGGGGTGTCCTTGCTGCTGCTGGCCATGTCGTGCTCCTCCGGGTGCTCGGTCGTGCGAGGTGTCGCGGGGCGTGCGCTGCCGTCGTCGGGTCGTGCCGTGCGTGCTGCTCGCCCCGGACGGCGGTGCCGGAGCGGGGACGCCGTCGGGCCGGGTGCCGCAGCCCCCGCTCGACCCCGGACTGTCGGACCCCCCGAGAAGACTCGGGACGCCGACGAGGTCGGGGCTGGTCGCGAGACCAGCGGATCGAGCGGGTCGGCACCGGGCGATCGGGCGACCAGGAGCCACGGTAGCGACATCGAACACTCGTTTCAAACAACTGTCCCAAAGTCCTTGCTTTCGGCGCGTCGCGCTGGTAGGAATCGCATGGGCGTTCGATCGAACACCCGTTCGGGTCCCCTCCGAGCGGTACGCCGGCCGGCCGCCCACCGCCGCACCCGCGCAGCGATCGGAAGCAGCACGGCGGGACGGCGCAGGACACGGCACGACGGCACGAGCACGCAGACGGACGAGCAGACCAGTCACGCAGGAGGCAGCCATGGCCACGATGACGATCCCCGCACCGGTGCGACGCCGCACCCACGCCGAGCGTCACCCGGTGGTCGGCCGGCCCACGGTGGTGCTGCCCCGGCCCACCCGCCCGGTGCCCCCGCCCGTCGTGCGCACCGGGCCGGACACGCACCTCGCGCAGTCCGCCCGCCGGGCGCTCGGCGCCGATCCCGCGCTCACCGTGCGGATCCCGGCCGCCACCACGCTCTACGCCGCGTCCGCGCACGGCGCGCCCGCGGTCGGCGTCCGCACCCTCGACGAGCACGCCCTCGACGAGCAGCAGCTCGAGCCGGCCGGCTCCCGCCCGGTCACCGTGCCGCGCGGCTCCGCGCCAGTGCGGCTCACCCGCCGCGGGCGCCGACTCGCGCGCACCGCCATCGTCCTGGCCGCGATGCTCGCGGCGTTCGTCGTCTCGATCGCGGGCCACAGCGCCACCAGCTCGGCCGGCGACGGCCCGGCCACCCCGGCCACCACCACGGTCGTCGTCCAGCCGGGGGAGACGCTCTGGCAGGTCGCCCGCGCCGTCGCCCCGGACGCCGACGTCCGCGACACGATCGCCCGTATCCAGGACCTCAACGGCCTCACCGGGCCGGGCGCGGCCACCGTGCGCCCCGGGCAGAGCCTCGTCGTCCCGATCGCCGGCTGATCCCCGTGCGCGTCACCACCGACGACCTCGGCGTCCTGGCGTTCGTCCTGCCCGAGCACCCCAACGCCACGTTCGAGGTGCACGAGTGGCCCGACGGCTCGTACTCCCTCGAGCTGGTCGAGGACGTCGCCGACACCGTGGCCGAGCTCGTCCACGAGCACCGCTACGACGCCGGCCTCCGCTCCGCCTGACGCCGGCCCCCCCCGACCCGCCCGACCCGGCGCCCGCGGTCCGAGCCGCGCCCGCCAGGTCCCGCCCGATGTCACTGGTGAAGCGGTCGTCTCACGGCCCGAGATGCGACCGTTTCACCAGTGACGTCGGGCCGCAGAGGGGCGTAGCGCAACCACCCCATGGCGGGGCGGGTCGGACGCCGGGCCCCAGATGTTGTGGTCCCGCAGCCCCCGCGACACGCCGACGACACGCCGTCCGAGAACCCCGACTCGACCGGATCCGTACGGGTCCGAACACAGCGTTTCCTCAGCAATTCCAGGCGTGTCGCGGCCCCCGCCGAACGCCCGCGGGAACCCCGCCGCGAGCTCGTCCCCGACGGCCCTTGCCACTGTCGGAGGTGGGGTCTACGGTTCCCACATCTAGTAGTTACACCGCTGTAAGTCGTCCACAGGTTGTGGTCCACGGCCCCCAGGTTCTCCCCAGGAGATCCCCAACGCCATCCACAGGCAGCCAGGGCGAAGCGCACGGAACCAGGACATTCCAGGCACACGCGGCACCGCGTCCGGCGCGACCGCACCAGCACCGCCGGGGGCGGGGAGGGAGCGACACGGTGCACTGCCCGTTCTGCCGCCACTCCGACTCCCGGGTGATCGACTCCCGCACCGCCGACGACGGCACCGCGATCCGCCGCCGGCGCCAGTGCCCGGAGTGCGGCAAGCGGTTCACCACGTCGGAGACGGTCACCCTCACCGTGGTCAAGCGCAGCGGCGTCACCGAGGCGTTCAGCCGCTCCAAGGTGGTCGCCGGGGTCCGCAAGGCCTGCCAGGGCCGCCCGGTCAGCGACGACGACCTCGCCCTGCTCGCCCAGACCGTCGAGGAGAGCGTGCGCGCCAGCGGCTGCGCCGAGATCTCCAGCCACGACCTCGGCCTGGCGATCCTCACCCCGCTGCGCGACCTCGACGAGATCGCCTACCTGCGCTTCGCCTCGGTCTACCGCGCCTTCGAGGCGCTCGAGGACTTCGAGGCCGAGATCGCGCTGCTGCGCGCCGAGCGCGACCTCAGCGCGAGCCCCGCCGGCACGCGTGGGTCGCCCTAGACCGGGCACCCCGCGGGCGCCGGCGCGCCCCCGCAGACGACGCACCACCGCACCACGCCAGTACGCCGAGAGCCGAACGCCAGACCGATCGGGACCCCCCGAACCACCCCGGATCCAGGAAGCCCCAGGCCCGGGAAACCGTTGAACACACTGCACGTCGCGCGCCCGTTCCGGGAAGCGGACGGGTCGCTGGAGGAGAGCGCATGACCGAGACGACGGGCCCCACCACCAAGGGCGCCGCGGCGAGCAAGGCACGGCCCAAGGTGGCCGGGCTGACCATCGACCGCATCTACA is a window from the Frankiales bacterium genome containing:
- a CDS encoding DUF1992 domain-containing protein — its product is MERYESAVDRAIREATERGAFDDLPGAGKPLHLRNPGDDDWWLKQLMEREQISGAELVPPTIALRREADTYPEALVGLSDEESVRAVLEDFNERVRADWRRPGVGRGLPVIARPVDVDDMIARWRALRAAR
- the lexA gene encoding transcriptional repressor LexA → MASSSKDTPAPRRKAGRPKVIEIPVPEGLPEIEGLSVRQRIVLDMIRTAIETRGYPPSMREIGDAVGLQSPSSVAHQLAMLEKKGFIRRDPRLPRAMEVVDPAVPHDVTGIGDAMPDAAYVPVIGRIAAGGPILAEQSIEEVFPLPKSLVGGGELFLLKVVGESMIDAAICDGDWVVVRSQQDAQNGDIVAAMLDDEATVKTFQRRNGHVRLLPANKDFSPIDGDHARIVGKVVAVLRRL
- a CDS encoding LysM peptidoglycan-binding domain-containing protein; translated protein: MLAAFVVSIAGHSATSSAGDGPATPATTTVVVQPGETLWQVARAVAPDADVRDTIARIQDLNGLTGPGAATVRPGQSLVVPIAG
- the nrdR gene encoding transcriptional repressor NrdR codes for the protein MHCPFCRHSDSRVIDSRTADDGTAIRRRRQCPECGKRFTTSETVTLTVVKRSGVTEAFSRSKVVAGVRKACQGRPVSDDDLALLAQTVEESVRASGCAEISSHDLGLAILTPLRDLDEIAYLRFASVYRAFEALEDFEAEIALLRAERDLSASPAGTRGSP